A window from Salvelinus sp. IW2-2015 linkage group LG5, ASM291031v2, whole genome shotgun sequence encodes these proteins:
- the zbtb20 gene encoding zinc finger and BTB domain-containing protein 20, with protein MTERIHNINLHNFSNSVLETLNEQRNRGHFCDVTVRIHGSMLRAHRCVLAAGSPFFQDKLLLGYSDIEIPSVVSVQSIQKLIDFMYSGVLRVSQSEALQILTAASILQIKTVIDECTRIVSQNVGLAGPGGFPVNPGDSGQETPRGTPESGTSGPSSDAESGYMQATSQQSLERAYTSLYSYSGLSLQNGTRERSHYVTSMTTSYDPALSMQKDQHDQDPPWITRIHERSQQMERFLSTPETTHCRKQPRPVRIQTGGIHIKQEAEDEYSCYGMDECTEDTDHVESVETEPKGESFDSGVSSSIGTEPDSVDQHQYPVGFGREGGGEGTPVQIEVDDSSPEQIHETEEGGTSHSTSDSNMLQPLPNPIMAQSLPSALLYMRQAESHTSNLRMPLTMTSNTQVMGMAGNSYLPTLFPTQSASNNKPFLFSLPQSMGGQQPQFVAVPPPSMPPFPQQLTVQQQAAREQQQAAQMGQGEKKPYECTLCTKTFTAKQNYVKHMFVHTGEKPHQCSICWRSFSLKDYLIKHMVTHTGVRAYQCSICNKRFTQKSSLNVHMRLHRGEKSYECYICKKKFSHKTLLERHMALHSTGGAVTGLSGAAGAGGPVSIPMAVPEPGAGVAALAMPVGGGAGVGGGVGPGVGVAAEASCQEGTTYVCSVCPAKFDQIEHFNDHMRMHVSDG; from the exons ATGACCGAGCGCATTCATAACATCAATCTCCACAACTTCAGCAATTCTGTACTTGAGACCCTCAATGAGCAGCGCAACCGCGGGCACTTCTGTGACGTGACTGTTCGGATCCATGGAAGCATGCTGCGAGCCCACCGCTGCGTGCTGGCCGCTGGGAGCCCCTTCTTTCAGGACAAGCTTCTCCTGGGCTACAGTGACATTGAGATCCCCTCGGTGGTCTCGGTGCAGTCCATCCAGAAGCTGATAGACTTCATGTACAGCGGGGTCCTGCGGGTGTCCCAATCGGAGGCTCTCCAGATCCTCACTGCTGCCAGCATCCTGCAGATCAAGACGGTCATCGATGAGTGCACCCGCATCGTGTCCCAGAATGTGGGCCTGGCCGGTCCAGGGGGGTTCCCTGTCAACCCAGGGGACTCTGGGCAGGAGACGCCCCGGGGCACACCTGAGTCAGGCACCTCTGGGCCCAGCAGCgatgcagagtcagggtacatGCAGGCCACGTCCCAGCAGAGCCTTGAGCGTGCGTACACATCGCTGTACTCCTACTCGGGCCTCTCACTGCAGAATGGAACCCGTGAGCGCTCCCACTACGTAACCAGTATGACAACAAGCTACGACCCAGCCCTTAGCATGCAGAAGGACCAGCACGACCAGGACCCGCCGTGGATCACTCGCATCCATGAAAGGTCACAGCAGATGGAACGCTTCCTATCCACCCCTGAGACCACCCACTGCCGCAAGCAGCCCCGACCGGTACGCATACAGACAGGAGGCATTCACATAAAGCAGGAAGCAGAGGATGAGTACAGCTGCTATGGTATGGATGAGTGCACAGAGGACACTGACCACGTTGAGAGTGTGGAGACTGAACCGAAGGGTGAAAGCTTTGACTCAGGGGTAAGCTCCTCCATTGGTACTGAGCCAGACTCCGTGGACCAGCACCAGTACCCCGTGGGCTttgggagggaaggaggtggagaggggacCCCAGTGCAGATTGAGGTCGATGACTCCTCCCCAGAGCAGATTCATGAGACGGAGGAAGGGGGCACATCCCACAGCACTAGCGACAGTAACATGTTGCAGCCCCTGCCCAACCCAATCATGGCCCAGTCTCTGCCAAGTGCCCTACTCTATATGCGTCAGGCCGAATCTCACACCAGCAACCTGAGGATGCCACTCACCATGACCAGCAACACCCAGGTAATGGGCATGGCTGGCAACTCCTACCTGCCCACTCTGTTTCCCACACAGTCGGCCAGCAACAACAAACCCTTCCTCTTCAGCCTGCCACAGTCCATGGGAGGCCAACAGCCCCAGTTTGTGGCCGTGCCGCCCCCTAGTATGCCCCCATTCCCTCAGCAATTGACGGTACAGCAACAGGCAGCGCGGGAACAGCAACAGGCGGCCCAGATGGGACAGGGGGAGAAGAAGCCCTATGAGTGCACTCTCTGCACTAAAACCTTTACTGCTAAACAGAACTACGTCAAACACATGTTTGTGCACACTG GTGAGAAACCACATCAGTGCAGCATCTGCTGGCGCTCGTTCTCCCTGAAGGATTACCTAATCAAACACATGGTCACTCACACAGGGGTGCGTGCCTACCAGTGCAGCATCTGCAACAAACGCTTCACCCAAAAGAGCTCCCTCAACGTCCACATGCGGCTGCACCGTGGAGAGAAGTCCTATGAGTGCTACATCTGCAAGAAGAAGTTCTCTCACAAGACCCTGCTGGAGAGACACATGGCTCTGCACAGCACAGGGGGCGCCGTCACAGGGCTGTCCGGGGCAGCAGGTGCCGGTGGCCCCGTTTCCATTCCCATGGCCGTGCCCGAACCTGGCGCCGGCGTGGCGGCCCTCGCCATGCCCGTCGGCGGTGGCGCAGGAGTAGGGGGTGGGGTCGGACCAGGAGTGGGTGTGGCTGCGGAGGCAAGCTGCCAAGAAGGGACCACCTACGTGTGCTCCGTCTGCCCTGCCAAGTTCGACCAAATTGAGCACTTCAATGACCACATGCGAATGCATGTCTCCGATGGATAA